A region of Beijerinckia sp. 28-YEA-48 DNA encodes the following proteins:
- a CDS encoding class I SAM-dependent methyltransferase, which yields MNQTANKVHEKVVEAQFGPRAKAYVESVVHAKGEDLQAVEASARAHRPARALDLGCGGGHVAYAMARHAGSVVASDLSRDMLAAVAATARDRKLTNIETVEAPAERLPFEDGSFDFLGCRYSAHHWRDFEGGLREARRVLKRQAPAIFIDAYAPGQALFDTHLQAIELLRDTSHVRDYTAAQWFSGLGRAGFAVQGSRTWRLRMDFPTWTARMRTPPDNIRAIHVLQEAASAETRAHFGIEANGSFMLDVLMVEATAE from the coding sequence ATGAACCAGACAGCGAATAAAGTGCATGAGAAAGTCGTCGAGGCCCAGTTCGGGCCCCGGGCCAAGGCCTATGTGGAAAGCGTCGTCCACGCCAAGGGCGAGGATCTCCAGGCGGTAGAGGCGAGCGCCCGCGCGCATCGCCCAGCGCGCGCGCTTGATCTGGGCTGTGGCGGCGGCCATGTCGCCTATGCGATGGCGCGTCACGCCGGCTCGGTCGTCGCCAGCGATCTGTCGCGTGACATGCTGGCGGCGGTTGCAGCCACCGCGCGCGACCGGAAACTGACGAATATCGAAACCGTCGAAGCGCCGGCCGAACGCCTGCCGTTCGAGGATGGTTCGTTCGATTTCCTCGGCTGCCGCTATTCAGCTCATCACTGGCGCGATTTCGAAGGCGGTTTGCGCGAGGCGCGGCGCGTGTTGAAGCGCCAGGCGCCGGCTATCTTCATCGATGCCTATGCGCCGGGGCAGGCCCTGTTCGACACGCATCTGCAGGCGATCGAGCTGTTGCGCGATACCTCGCATGTGCGCGACTACACGGCGGCGCAATGGTTCTCAGGGTTGGGTCGTGCCGGTTTCGCCGTGCAGGGCAGCCGCACCTGGCGGCTGCGGATGGATTTTCCGACGTGGACAGCGCGTATGCGCACGCCACCGGACAATATCCGCGCCATCCATGTGCTGCAGGAGGCGGCTTCCGCCGAAACGCGTGCGCATTTCGGCATCGAAGCCAATGGCTCCTTCATGCTTGACGTGCTGATGGTGGAAGCGACGGCCGAATAA
- a CDS encoding helix-turn-helix transcriptional regulator translates to MLDTDQRRLLGAFIRTHRERLRPSLPGRRRTPGLRREELAAEAGMSATWCAWLEQGRPVQASPDALGRLAKALSLSQAERAYLFELAGRLDPQAPAEPEADAPASLLAIVNDLAHPAYGLDRLWNACCWNPAAARLFLGWLDGDHQRNLLRYIFLEESARQLIPEWEDRARRLLAEFRADYGHTFRDARVKSLVDTLRRDNPLFARAWAEQDVQHRAGGLRDFDHPQDGALCYAQHTFTPAERPDYKLVVLVPVAAESGATKRGAHGKGQTKSKRDGR, encoded by the coding sequence ATGCTCGATACAGATCAACGCCGGCTTCTCGGCGCCTTCATTCGCACCCATCGCGAGCGGCTGCGACCCAGCCTGCCGGGCCGCCGGCGCACGCCTGGCCTGCGCCGCGAGGAACTGGCGGCGGAAGCTGGCATGAGCGCCACCTGGTGCGCCTGGCTGGAACAGGGTCGCCCGGTGCAAGCTTCGCCCGATGCGCTTGGCCGCCTGGCCAAAGCTTTGTCGCTGTCGCAAGCCGAGCGTGCCTATCTGTTCGAACTCGCCGGCCGGCTCGACCCGCAGGCACCGGCCGAGCCGGAAGCCGATGCGCCCGCCTCCCTGCTCGCCATCGTCAACGATCTGGCGCATCCCGCCTATGGCCTCGACCGGCTGTGGAACGCCTGCTGCTGGAACCCTGCCGCGGCGCGGTTGTTCCTTGGCTGGCTCGACGGCGATCATCAGCGCAATCTGCTGCGCTACATCTTCCTCGAAGAGTCAGCGCGCCAACTGATCCCTGAATGGGAAGATCGGGCGCGCCGTCTGCTGGCGGAATTCCGCGCCGATTATGGCCACACCTTTCGCGACGCCCGCGTCAAGAGCCTGGTCGATACGCTACGCCGCGACAATCCCTTGTTCGCGCGCGCTTGGGCCGAACAGGACGTGCAGCATCGCGCCGGCGGCTTGCGCGATTTCGACCATCCGCAAGATGGTGCCCTCTGTTATGCGCAACACACGTTCACGCCTGCCGAACGGCCGGACTACAAACTGGTCGTGCTGGTCCCCGTCGCAGCGGAAAGCGGCGCGACAAAGCGTGGCGCACACGGCAAGGGCCAAACAAAAAGCAAACGCGACGGGCGTTAA
- a CDS encoding caspase family protein has product MRLIWTLIVSTLLAIPIHTPSIAQPAPAQPTEARFGFVIGNDDYGPASLPTAANDAALVADALKSAGFDVTGARNLDVDTFRAAYREFVEKVEAAGPGAVAAIYLSGYGVQSDGENYFVPTGARITREADLALAAIRLSDLTRPLAGLQNRAKIVLFDLAYPSPFAKEAATPPGLTLTDPDRGSLVGFNAGPGEVAPMPKAPYGPYAQALAEMLRQPGLDLNEIMVRVRARTAELTAGAQVPWHVSKIDPPLALLDRGAGAPAMQVSPQAVIERRRRPLRELSVDEAYATALELDTIRGYDDFLVAFPSSPYSRNVRGMLAARREAFVWRRTLIVNSPDAYWSYLRHYPRGPHVREAQGRLARLSSALQPPPSFTEISYDVPPPPPEETVFFAGGGGPVYYEPAPPPPAAVFMAPVPAWWTPPPPPVWGADSEYYLAEPVVVPPPPWVYPPAYVAAPPPPIVYEEDRPAGVGIAPYVAIPAALAVGIVAGRIIANRQGRPPIVGAPPPNMPPGGPGGPVTAPIGGQRPFLPPVAAPPSAVKPGTTQLINLRPGTGAPVQAAPVVVKGNPQQLLNTPGLGLGARPGQPGTPVTTAPTTAPLPGVQPGGVQPGGVQQPGRPGAPPVPGAQPGRPPGLPGAVPPGLPGAVTTAPTAPLPNAQPGQPGQPGRPSGPVPGGQALPQTLPNVQPQPGRPPGVPAAPGAQPGQAARPPGTPPVPGAQPGQPGQPGRPGGPVPGGQALPQTLPQTLPNVQPQQPGHPPAVPGAPGQPGQAAHPPGTPPTPAPVPGAQPGRPGGPVPGGQALPQTLPQTSPNAQPQPGRPPGVPGAQPNRPSVPNVPPQAQPGRPPVAPPNAGPSPAQQQILQQQRQQADQARQLQQRQQQQQDQVRQQQMQQQRQQQQMQQQRQQQQQQQMQQQRQQQQQQQMQQQRQQQQQQQMQQQRQQQQQQQMQQQRQQQQQQQMQQQRQQQQQQQMQQQRQQQQQQQMQQQRQQQQHQQQQQQRSPPQQKKPERP; this is encoded by the coding sequence ATGCGTTTGATCTGGACTCTGATCGTTTCCACTTTGCTCGCAATCCCAATCCACACGCCTTCCATCGCACAACCCGCACCAGCGCAACCCACTGAAGCCCGCTTTGGCTTTGTCATCGGCAATGATGATTACGGCCCTGCCTCGCTGCCGACAGCGGCCAATGATGCGGCGCTTGTCGCCGACGCCCTGAAGTCCGCGGGCTTTGATGTCACCGGCGCGCGCAATCTCGATGTCGATACTTTCCGCGCCGCTTATCGCGAGTTCGTCGAGAAGGTGGAAGCGGCTGGCCCTGGCGCTGTTGCTGCCATCTATCTGTCTGGCTATGGCGTGCAGAGCGATGGCGAAAACTATTTCGTGCCGACCGGCGCGCGCATCACCCGCGAGGCTGATCTGGCGCTGGCCGCCATTCGTCTTTCCGATCTGACGCGTCCTCTCGCGGGTCTGCAGAACCGCGCCAAGATCGTTCTGTTCGATCTGGCCTATCCAAGCCCCTTCGCCAAGGAAGCCGCAACACCGCCAGGGCTGACGCTGACCGATCCGGACCGTGGCAGCCTCGTTGGTTTCAACGCTGGCCCCGGCGAAGTGGCGCCGATGCCGAAGGCGCCCTATGGGCCCTATGCCCAGGCGCTGGCCGAAATGCTGCGCCAACCTGGTCTCGACCTGAATGAGATCATGGTGCGCGTGCGGGCGCGCACCGCCGAATTGACCGCCGGCGCACAAGTGCCCTGGCATGTCTCGAAGATTGATCCGCCGCTGGCCTTGCTCGATCGTGGCGCCGGCGCGCCGGCGATGCAGGTCTCGCCCCAGGCGGTGATCGAACGTCGCCGCAGGCCGCTGCGCGAGCTTAGCGTGGATGAGGCTTATGCGACGGCGCTCGAGCTCGACACCATCCGTGGCTATGATGATTTCCTCGTTGCTTTCCCCTCGAGCCCCTATTCGCGCAATGTGCGCGGCATGCTGGCGGCCCGTCGCGAGGCCTTCGTCTGGCGGCGGACGCTGATCGTTAATTCGCCCGACGCCTATTGGAGCTATCTGCGCCACTATCCGCGCGGTCCTCATGTGAGGGAGGCGCAGGGCCGTCTGGCCCGGTTGTCGTCCGCGTTGCAACCGCCGCCGAGCTTCACCGAAATCAGCTATGACGTGCCGCCGCCGCCGCCGGAGGAAACGGTGTTTTTCGCGGGCGGTGGAGGCCCGGTCTATTATGAGCCGGCGCCGCCGCCGCCAGCGGCCGTCTTCATGGCGCCTGTGCCGGCCTGGTGGACGCCGCCGCCGCCGCCGGTCTGGGGTGCTGATTCGGAATACTACCTGGCCGAGCCGGTTGTCGTGCCGCCGCCGCCGTGGGTTTACCCGCCGGCCTATGTGGCCGCCCCGCCGCCGCCGATCGTCTATGAAGAAGATCGTCCGGCGGGTGTTGGGATCGCGCCTTATGTGGCGATCCCCGCCGCGTTGGCTGTCGGCATTGTCGCTGGTCGTATCATCGCCAACCGCCAGGGCCGTCCGCCGATCGTCGGCGCGCCGCCGCCAAATATGCCTCCCGGTGGTCCGGGTGGTCCGGTCACCGCGCCGATCGGTGGCCAACGTCCCTTCCTGCCGCCGGTCGCCGCGCCGCCGAGCGCCGTCAAGCCGGGCACGACGCAGCTGATCAATCTGCGTCCGGGCACGGGTGCGCCGGTGCAGGCAGCCCCTGTGGTGGTGAAGGGCAATCCGCAGCAATTGTTGAACACGCCAGGCCTGGGCTTGGGCGCCCGCCCGGGTCAGCCGGGCACGCCCGTCACGACCGCACCGACCACCGCGCCGCTGCCAGGCGTGCAGCCAGGAGGTGTGCAGCCAGGAGGCGTGCAGCAGCCGGGTCGTCCGGGCGCGCCGCCGGTCCCGGGGGCTCAGCCCGGTCGTCCTCCCGGCTTGCCCGGTGCGGTGCCGCCCGGCTTGCCCGGTGCGGTGACCACCGCGCCGACGGCGCCTTTGCCGAACGCCCAACCCGGACAGCCGGGTCAGCCAGGCCGTCCGAGCGGCCCGGTGCCGGGTGGTCAGGCGTTGCCGCAGACCTTGCCCAATGTGCAGCCGCAGCCAGGCCGCCCGCCGGGCGTGCCGGCAGCACCGGGAGCCCAGCCGGGGCAGGCCGCTCGTCCGCCGGGCACGCCGCCGGTTCCGGGTGCTCAGCCAGGACAACCAGGACAACCCGGTCGTCCGGGTGGGCCTGTGCCGGGTGGCCAGGCATTGCCGCAGACCTTGCCGCAGACCTTGCCCAATGTGCAGCCGCAGCAACCAGGCCATCCGCCGGCCGTTCCGGGAGCACCGGGTCAGCCCGGGCAGGCCGCGCATCCGCCGGGCACACCGCCGACCCCAGCGCCGGTTCCAGGCGCGCAACCTGGTCGTCCGGGTGGGCCTGTGCCGGGTGGTCAGGCGTTGCCGCAGACCTTGCCGCAGACCTCGCCGAATGCGCAGCCGCAGCCAGGTCGACCGCCGGGCGTGCCCGGGGCGCAGCCGAACCGTCCGTCGGTGCCCAATGTGCCGCCGCAGGCACAGCCTGGTCGCCCGCCTGTTGCGCCTCCCAATGCGGGACCAAGCCCGGCGCAACAGCAGATCTTGCAGCAGCAGCGCCAGCAGGCGGATCAAGCCCGCCAGTTACAGCAGCGTCAGCAGCAACAGCAGGATCAGGTGAGGCAGCAGCAGATGCAGCAACAACGTCAGCAGCAGCAGATGCAGCAGCAACGTCAGCAGCAGCAACAACAGCAGATGCAGCAGCAACGTCAGCAGCAGCAACAACAGCAGATGCAGCAGCAACGTCAGCAGCAGCAACAACAGCAGATGCAGCAGCAACGTCAGCAGCAGCAACAACAGCAGATGCAGCAGCAACGTCAGCAGCAGCAACAACAGCAGATGCAGCAGCAACGCCAACAGCAGCAGCAACAACAGATGCAGCAGCAACGTCAGCAGCAGCAACAACAGCAGATGCAGCAGCAACGCCAGCAACAGCAGCATCAGCAGCAACAGCAGCAGCGGAGCCCGCCGCAACAGAAGAAACCGGAGCGCCCGTAA